In Vespa crabro chromosome 5, iyVesCrab1.2, whole genome shotgun sequence, a single window of DNA contains:
- the LOC124424477 gene encoding uncharacterized protein LOC124424477 isoform X3, whose product MIELYKRRHNEEEPATLSTLNEGELRALLDEAITYKCPKDREGKSNLFKELLQEAEADETEEGRRVVTNSRCLPGSTRRRHKRDSVSERLTHGGSLQNLAQPIASEFDSSFAYLTSGSSHTYGSGKKKNKKYTGPSVSAREREGGSLPSNVNASHSLASLANLDLIFDNKKGFSEERTAYDWTNKEKSKSLDKSSSVSSKKEEKEKDKKDSKRDSVSGFYESESELREKKSSKGKYGTNEMLESDNPPPEYKSDYTVIDLSYVEVGAISERNVGSTISGVQQRPHSLDTEDEGIEMKIIEPRRQFIARATVDIAQTPVDTTIKFPICEHNGKQDKSKISVSAEVTGALPFQTYNSAKCVIGGSGNSTNNSQGKGISSLCSMMPASWQIQNNAIELPRCTTQYAIMKDSTISGEKKSLDENGNAVQSYNAERKKRGKKHTQEPNVIVYNAESVVGHRNEDDIDSLLNFIESKESKGKKNKTGNPVRVKSSSGTKPRTREKDSKREQLSAKLQKSNSLEEISKTKLEDLTTEKSISSSGTSSISSQHSTINVALRRAKQRSTGDAAVDCRGDRRSWGTEEGQSIYCNDTGDDYTSRRNSNKKINPEPETEPDFLIVTKKKKTKKQRRSSSGSRAQNLSTAGSYLQNTRGFSNEYRAPLSPELRRKSASSMPPSDKSDSSDLDSVHSLPVTSNTSKHNLSKTATSSGGTPQASYADIARMATMNMSHNSVLNMPVMVPSMLNTASWPRVPPKTPSEPDKLPQDYYPSLDELQHSDRKPKQHGFAHSNHMHNVGLTFEKPPSPTLSKIKNSSDQKKAEAQEEAINKNMQVFKYVQDIEKMQRSLTQQESKHMNLLNCNPHSNETPNVIQPKLNNTAGCNPFDSENNNPNYTNNNKDVVTNVKVNNPRTRRSYSQSNQNIQNQQEELHYRKTGYQDENVKKIHNADGPVVYCETKVNIIGSIDDNEAQKLKGSNNPKSAHETQNADVDSVKTHMKMDKMIKTVKEQSGKSGIVISYNTTKQDNQDDNENKKTKSLMSTATENEQSQKSIETQGSTKKNNTSRPAVILLDETSDFMKGSDLPTELTFGFEINEQLLLSEESVETPPANPTFPSLVQPLLNKPPPNFDRPPAIYDKHVRYDKFPPNFHMQSPNAHVAQQPVHSVMVPSLTYIGYPTRFPPPMFSPPPPPPPPGIIEKYNHQPKEDFSMLYVAPEEDVNIQNYNHDKIVSFVGLAWDAVMRETAETGRIQYYSGQ is encoded by the exons GAAGAACCAGCAACTCTCTCTACTTTGAATGAAGGTGAATTGCGTGCCCTACTAGATGAAGCCATAACTTATAAATGTCCTAAAGATCGAGAAGGAAAATCCAACCTATTCaag GAACTTTTACAAGAAGCTGAAGCTGATGAGACCGAAGAAGGTCGTAGGGTAGTGACTAATTCACGCTGTCTCCCTGGATCTACTCGCAGAAGGCATAAACGAGATTCTGTATCAGAACGCCTCACACACGGAGGTTCTTTACAGAATTTGGCACAACCTATTGCATCAGAGTTTGATAGTAGTTTTGCTTATCTAACATCTGGTTCTAGCCACACTTACGGAAGTggcaagaaaaagaataagaaatacaCAGGTCCTAGTGTTTCcgctagagaaagagaaggtggaTCACTACCGTCTAATGTTAATGCATCCCACAGCCTTGCCTCTTTGGCTAACCTTGATCTCATATTTGACAACAAG AAGGGCTTTTCTGAAGAAAGAACAGCATATGATTGGACTAACAAGGAGAAGTCAAAATCTTTAGATAAATCATCGAGTGTTTCatcaaaaaaggaagagaaagaaaaagataaaaaagatagtaaAAGGGATAGTGTTAGTGGATTTTATGAGTCTGAAAGTGAATTACGTGAGAAGAAAAGTAGTAAAGGAAAATACGGGACAAATGAAATGCTTGAGTCAGATAATCCACCACCAGAGTATAAGTCAGATTACACAGTTATTGATTTAAGTTATGTTGAG GTAGGTGCTATTAGCGAACGGAATGTTGGATCTACAATAAGTGGGGTACAGCAAAGACCTCACTCATTAGACACAGAAGATGAgggaattgaaatgaaaattattgaacCACGTAGACAATTTATAGCACGTGCTACTGTTGATATAGCTCAAACTCCTGTAGATACCACGATCAAATTTCCGATCTGTGAACATAACGGTAAACAggataaatcaaaaatatcaGTTAGTGCAGAGGTGACAGGTGCCCTTCCGTTTCAAACTTATAACAGTGCGAAATGTGTTATTGGTGGTTCAGGAAACAGTACTAACAATAGTCAAGGAAAAGGAATCTCAAGTTTATGTTCCATGATGCCAGCATCTTGGCAGATTCAAAATAATGCGATAG AACTTCCAAGATGTACAACACAGTATGCCATAATGAAAGATTCGACTATTTccggggaaaaaaaatctcttgaTGAAAATGGTAATGCTGTACAAAGTTATAATGCAGAACGAAAGAAACGTGGAAAGAAACACACTCAGGAAcctaatgttattgtttataatgcCGAAAGCGTTGTAGGACATCGTAATGAGGATGATATTGATAGTTTACTTAACTTTATAGAAAGTAAAGAAtctaaaggtaaaaaaaataaaactggtAATCCTGTTAGAGTGAAATCTAGTTCTGGAACAAAACcaagaacaagagaaaaggATTCTAAAAGAGAACAATTATCGGCCAAGTTACAAAAATCGAATTCTTTGgaagaaatatcaaaaacaaAACTTGAGGACCTCACTACAGAAAAAAGCATTAGTTCTAGCGGCACTAGCAGTATCTCCAGTCAACATA gtaCAATAAATGTGGCATTACGTCGTGCAAAACAAAGAAGTACTGGTGATGCTGCGGTAGACTGTCGTGGTGATAGACGTTCTTGGGGAACGGAAGAGGGTCAGTCTATATATTGCAATGATACTGGAGACGATTATACTAGCCGTCGAAAttcaaataagaaaattaatccaGAACCAGAAACAGAACCTGACTTTCTAATAGTtactaagaagaagaagactaaAAAACAACGTAGAAGTTCCAGTGGTAGTAGAGCACAAAATCTATCAACAGCTGGgtcatatttacaaaatacaaGAGGATTTTCTAACGAATATAGAGCACCACTTTCGCCGGAGCTCAGAAGAAAATCTGCAAGCAGTATGCCGCCAAG TGATAAATCGGATAGTAGCGACTTGGACTCAGTCCATTCATTACCTGTCACATCGAATACCTCGAAacataatttatcaaaaacaGCAACCTCTTCCGGAGGAACACCACAAGCAAGTTACGCGGATATAGCTCGAATGGCCACAATGAATATGTCACATAATTCAGTTTTAAATATGCCAGTAATGGTTCCAAGCATGTTAAACACGGCATCTTGGCCAAGAGTTCCACCTAAAACTCCCTCGGAACCGGACAAATTACCTCAAGATTATTATCCAAGTTTGGATGAGTTACAACACTCTGATAGGAAGCCAAAACAGCATGGTTTTGCACATTCAAATCATATGCACAATGTTGGTCTTACTTTTGAAAAACCACCATCGCCAACTTTATCAAAGATTAAGAATTCATCAGATCAAAAGAAGGCAGAAGCTCAGGAGGAGgcaattaacaaaaatatgcaAGTTTTCAAGTATGTCCAGGATATAGAAAAAATGCAGCGAAGTTTAACGCAACAAGAATCAAAACATATGAACTTACTTAATTGCAATCCACATTCAAATGAGACACCAAATGTAATTCAacctaaattaaataatacagcAGGTTGTAATCCATTTGACTCAGAAAACAACAATCctaattatactaataataataaggatgttGTTACGaatgtaaaagtaaataatccTCGAACTAGGAGAAGTTACTCGCAAAGTAatcaaaatattcaaaatcaaCAAGAAGAATTACACTACAGGAAAACTGGATATCAAGATGAAAATGTtaagaaaatacataatgCAGATGGTCCCGTTGTATATTGTGAAACCAAAGTTAACATAATAGGGTCGATAGATGATAATGAGGCACAAAAACTTAAAGGATCGAATAATCCAAAGTCGGCACATGAAACACAAAATGCCGATGTAGACTCTGTTAAAACACATATGAAAAtggataaaatgataaaaactgtGAAAGAGCAATCTGGAAAATCTGGAATCGTGATATCTTACAATACAACTAAGCAAGATAATCaagatgataatgaaaataaaaaaacaaaatcattaATGTCTACTGCAACAGAAAATGAACAATCACAAAAGTCCATAGAAACACAAGGATCtacaaagaagaataatactTCTAGACCTGCAGTTATCTTGTTAGACGAGACATCAGATTTTATGAAAGGTAGTGATTTACCGACAGAGTTAACCTTTGGATTTGAGATCAATGAGCAACTTTTACTTTCCGAGGAATCTGTGGAAACTCCACCTGCTAATCCTACATTTCCTTCCTTGGTTCAACCACTTCTTAATAAACCACCTCCGAATTTTGACAGGCCTCCTGCTATCTACGATAAACATGTGAGATACGATAAATTTCCTCCAAATTTTCATATGCAATCGCCTAACGCTCACGTGGCCCAACAACCTGTACATTCTGTTATGGTTCCATCTTTAACATATATTGGATATCCAACAAGGTTTCCACCACCAATGTTttcaccacctccaccacctccaccacctgGTATCATAGAGAAATACAATCATCAACCAAAGGAAGATTTTTCGATGCTATATGTAGCACCTGAAGAAGATGTGAATATACAGAATTATAATCACGACAAAATTGTCTCATTTGTTGGATTAG CGTGGGATGCTGTTATGAGAGAGACAGCAGAAACAGGCagaatacaatattatagtgGACAGTGA
- the LOC124424477 gene encoding uncharacterized protein LOC124424477 isoform X1, with product MSPGPDHRQEPVAPDKSNTENSRTEIGNDSANESTILGITEALVVQNINLETTGTRIETISEPTNSQGTTPNSGSDNKQEEPATLSTLNEGELRALLDEAITYKCPKDREGKSNLFKELLQEAEADETEEGRRVVTNSRCLPGSTRRRHKRDSVSERLTHGGSLQNLAQPIASEFDSSFAYLTSGSSHTYGSGKKKNKKYTGPSVSAREREGGSLPSNVNASHSLASLANLDLIFDNKKGFSEERTAYDWTNKEKSKSLDKSSSVSSKKEEKEKDKKDSKRDSVSGFYESESELREKKSSKGKYGTNEMLESDNPPPEYKSDYTVIDLSYVEVGAISERNVGSTISGVQQRPHSLDTEDEGIEMKIIEPRRQFIARATVDIAQTPVDTTIKFPICEHNGKQDKSKISVSAEVTGALPFQTYNSAKCVIGGSGNSTNNSQGKGISSLCSMMPASWQIQNNAIELPRCTTQYAIMKDSTISGEKKSLDENGNAVQSYNAERKKRGKKHTQEPNVIVYNAESVVGHRNEDDIDSLLNFIESKESKGKKNKTGNPVRVKSSSGTKPRTREKDSKREQLSAKLQKSNSLEEISKTKLEDLTTEKSISSSGTSSISSQHSTINVALRRAKQRSTGDAAVDCRGDRRSWGTEEGQSIYCNDTGDDYTSRRNSNKKINPEPETEPDFLIVTKKKKTKKQRRSSSGSRAQNLSTAGSYLQNTRGFSNEYRAPLSPELRRKSASSMPPSDKSDSSDLDSVHSLPVTSNTSKHNLSKTATSSGGTPQASYADIARMATMNMSHNSVLNMPVMVPSMLNTASWPRVPPKTPSEPDKLPQDYYPSLDELQHSDRKPKQHGFAHSNHMHNVGLTFEKPPSPTLSKIKNSSDQKKAEAQEEAINKNMQVFKYVQDIEKMQRSLTQQESKHMNLLNCNPHSNETPNVIQPKLNNTAGCNPFDSENNNPNYTNNNKDVVTNVKVNNPRTRRSYSQSNQNIQNQQEELHYRKTGYQDENVKKIHNADGPVVYCETKVNIIGSIDDNEAQKLKGSNNPKSAHETQNADVDSVKTHMKMDKMIKTVKEQSGKSGIVISYNTTKQDNQDDNENKKTKSLMSTATENEQSQKSIETQGSTKKNNTSRPAVILLDETSDFMKGSDLPTELTFGFEINEQLLLSEESVETPPANPTFPSLVQPLLNKPPPNFDRPPAIYDKHVRYDKFPPNFHMQSPNAHVAQQPVHSVMVPSLTYIGYPTRFPPPMFSPPPPPPPPGIIEKYNHQPKEDFSMLYVAPEEDVNIQNYNHDKIVSFVGLAWDAVMRETAETGRIQYYSGQ from the exons GAAGAACCAGCAACTCTCTCTACTTTGAATGAAGGTGAATTGCGTGCCCTACTAGATGAAGCCATAACTTATAAATGTCCTAAAGATCGAGAAGGAAAATCCAACCTATTCaag GAACTTTTACAAGAAGCTGAAGCTGATGAGACCGAAGAAGGTCGTAGGGTAGTGACTAATTCACGCTGTCTCCCTGGATCTACTCGCAGAAGGCATAAACGAGATTCTGTATCAGAACGCCTCACACACGGAGGTTCTTTACAGAATTTGGCACAACCTATTGCATCAGAGTTTGATAGTAGTTTTGCTTATCTAACATCTGGTTCTAGCCACACTTACGGAAGTggcaagaaaaagaataagaaatacaCAGGTCCTAGTGTTTCcgctagagaaagagaaggtggaTCACTACCGTCTAATGTTAATGCATCCCACAGCCTTGCCTCTTTGGCTAACCTTGATCTCATATTTGACAACAAG AAGGGCTTTTCTGAAGAAAGAACAGCATATGATTGGACTAACAAGGAGAAGTCAAAATCTTTAGATAAATCATCGAGTGTTTCatcaaaaaaggaagagaaagaaaaagataaaaaagatagtaaAAGGGATAGTGTTAGTGGATTTTATGAGTCTGAAAGTGAATTACGTGAGAAGAAAAGTAGTAAAGGAAAATACGGGACAAATGAAATGCTTGAGTCAGATAATCCACCACCAGAGTATAAGTCAGATTACACAGTTATTGATTTAAGTTATGTTGAG GTAGGTGCTATTAGCGAACGGAATGTTGGATCTACAATAAGTGGGGTACAGCAAAGACCTCACTCATTAGACACAGAAGATGAgggaattgaaatgaaaattattgaacCACGTAGACAATTTATAGCACGTGCTACTGTTGATATAGCTCAAACTCCTGTAGATACCACGATCAAATTTCCGATCTGTGAACATAACGGTAAACAggataaatcaaaaatatcaGTTAGTGCAGAGGTGACAGGTGCCCTTCCGTTTCAAACTTATAACAGTGCGAAATGTGTTATTGGTGGTTCAGGAAACAGTACTAACAATAGTCAAGGAAAAGGAATCTCAAGTTTATGTTCCATGATGCCAGCATCTTGGCAGATTCAAAATAATGCGATAG AACTTCCAAGATGTACAACACAGTATGCCATAATGAAAGATTCGACTATTTccggggaaaaaaaatctcttgaTGAAAATGGTAATGCTGTACAAAGTTATAATGCAGAACGAAAGAAACGTGGAAAGAAACACACTCAGGAAcctaatgttattgtttataatgcCGAAAGCGTTGTAGGACATCGTAATGAGGATGATATTGATAGTTTACTTAACTTTATAGAAAGTAAAGAAtctaaaggtaaaaaaaataaaactggtAATCCTGTTAGAGTGAAATCTAGTTCTGGAACAAAACcaagaacaagagaaaaggATTCTAAAAGAGAACAATTATCGGCCAAGTTACAAAAATCGAATTCTTTGgaagaaatatcaaaaacaaAACTTGAGGACCTCACTACAGAAAAAAGCATTAGTTCTAGCGGCACTAGCAGTATCTCCAGTCAACATA gtaCAATAAATGTGGCATTACGTCGTGCAAAACAAAGAAGTACTGGTGATGCTGCGGTAGACTGTCGTGGTGATAGACGTTCTTGGGGAACGGAAGAGGGTCAGTCTATATATTGCAATGATACTGGAGACGATTATACTAGCCGTCGAAAttcaaataagaaaattaatccaGAACCAGAAACAGAACCTGACTTTCTAATAGTtactaagaagaagaagactaaAAAACAACGTAGAAGTTCCAGTGGTAGTAGAGCACAAAATCTATCAACAGCTGGgtcatatttacaaaatacaaGAGGATTTTCTAACGAATATAGAGCACCACTTTCGCCGGAGCTCAGAAGAAAATCTGCAAGCAGTATGCCGCCAAG TGATAAATCGGATAGTAGCGACTTGGACTCAGTCCATTCATTACCTGTCACATCGAATACCTCGAAacataatttatcaaaaacaGCAACCTCTTCCGGAGGAACACCACAAGCAAGTTACGCGGATATAGCTCGAATGGCCACAATGAATATGTCACATAATTCAGTTTTAAATATGCCAGTAATGGTTCCAAGCATGTTAAACACGGCATCTTGGCCAAGAGTTCCACCTAAAACTCCCTCGGAACCGGACAAATTACCTCAAGATTATTATCCAAGTTTGGATGAGTTACAACACTCTGATAGGAAGCCAAAACAGCATGGTTTTGCACATTCAAATCATATGCACAATGTTGGTCTTACTTTTGAAAAACCACCATCGCCAACTTTATCAAAGATTAAGAATTCATCAGATCAAAAGAAGGCAGAAGCTCAGGAGGAGgcaattaacaaaaatatgcaAGTTTTCAAGTATGTCCAGGATATAGAAAAAATGCAGCGAAGTTTAACGCAACAAGAATCAAAACATATGAACTTACTTAATTGCAATCCACATTCAAATGAGACACCAAATGTAATTCAacctaaattaaataatacagcAGGTTGTAATCCATTTGACTCAGAAAACAACAATCctaattatactaataataataaggatgttGTTACGaatgtaaaagtaaataatccTCGAACTAGGAGAAGTTACTCGCAAAGTAatcaaaatattcaaaatcaaCAAGAAGAATTACACTACAGGAAAACTGGATATCAAGATGAAAATGTtaagaaaatacataatgCAGATGGTCCCGTTGTATATTGTGAAACCAAAGTTAACATAATAGGGTCGATAGATGATAATGAGGCACAAAAACTTAAAGGATCGAATAATCCAAAGTCGGCACATGAAACACAAAATGCCGATGTAGACTCTGTTAAAACACATATGAAAAtggataaaatgataaaaactgtGAAAGAGCAATCTGGAAAATCTGGAATCGTGATATCTTACAATACAACTAAGCAAGATAATCaagatgataatgaaaataaaaaaacaaaatcattaATGTCTACTGCAACAGAAAATGAACAATCACAAAAGTCCATAGAAACACAAGGATCtacaaagaagaataatactTCTAGACCTGCAGTTATCTTGTTAGACGAGACATCAGATTTTATGAAAGGTAGTGATTTACCGACAGAGTTAACCTTTGGATTTGAGATCAATGAGCAACTTTTACTTTCCGAGGAATCTGTGGAAACTCCACCTGCTAATCCTACATTTCCTTCCTTGGTTCAACCACTTCTTAATAAACCACCTCCGAATTTTGACAGGCCTCCTGCTATCTACGATAAACATGTGAGATACGATAAATTTCCTCCAAATTTTCATATGCAATCGCCTAACGCTCACGTGGCCCAACAACCTGTACATTCTGTTATGGTTCCATCTTTAACATATATTGGATATCCAACAAGGTTTCCACCACCAATGTTttcaccacctccaccacctccaccacctgGTATCATAGAGAAATACAATCATCAACCAAAGGAAGATTTTTCGATGCTATATGTAGCACCTGAAGAAGATGTGAATATACAGAATTATAATCACGACAAAATTGTCTCATTTGTTGGATTAG CGTGGGATGCTGTTATGAGAGAGACAGCAGAAACAGGCagaatacaatattatagtgGACAGTGA